The Coffea arabica cultivar ET-39 chromosome 9e, Coffea Arabica ET-39 HiFi, whole genome shotgun sequence genome has a window encoding:
- the LOC113710471 gene encoding protein YLS7, with product MMSSSSFKEIRAMAYPRTLVSIVASAGGLAVFLLIASSLLISGPIGSTFSSYFYGVVDHTEKDDLLSSGDGSGNRDAFEAFRSNLTIRNNSDSGDAVVESQVGEMKPGDSRNMRGQEKVVNVTNNAEKVSTNVQKNNTNGANLTDSVNTDCDLYAGKWVYDSAGPLYTNSSCPVLTQMQNCQGNGRPDKEYENWRWKPAQCNLPQFDAMKFLELMSGKTLAFVGDSVARNQMESLLCILWQVEVPKNRGNKKMQRYYFRSTSTMIVRIWSSWLVHQTPEPFDFAPTGVDKLHLDLPDERFMEFVPNFDVIVLSSGHWFAKKSVYILNNEIVGGQLWWPDKSRQMKVNNVDAFGISVETILTAMLKHPNYTGLTILRSFSPDHYEGGAWNTGGSCTGKEKPAVDKDLVENGFTNIMHEKQVAGFNKAIKKQTNKSKAILMDITKAFSYRHDGHPGPYRSPDPNKITKRGPDGRPPPQDCLHWCMPGPVDTWNELVFEIIRREFVAKKSNPS from the exons ATGATGAGTTCAAGTTCGTTTAAAGAAATTCGAGCAATGGCCTATCCAAGAACTCTTGTATCAATTGTAGCTTCAGCCGGCGGCTTAGCTGTTTTCTTGCTTATTGCTTCATCCCTTTTAATCTCAGGGCCAATTGGGTCCACTTTTAGCAGCTATTTCTATGGTGTGGTGGATCATACAGAAAAAGATGATCTTTTGTCTAGTGGAGATGGCAGTGGAAATAGAGATGCTTTTGAAGCCTTTCGTAGTAATTTAACGATAAGGAATAACTCGGATTCTGGAGATGCTGTAGTGGAAAGTCAAGTTGGTGAAATGAAGCCTGGGGATTCAAGAAATATGAGAGGTCAAGAGAAAGTTGTTAATGTTACTAATAATGCTGAAAAGGTGAGCACCAATGTGCAGAAAAACAACACTAACGGGGCTAATTTAACTGATTCAG TTAACACAGATTGTGATCTCTATGCTGGAAAATGGGTCTATGATTCAGCTGGACCATTGTATACAAATAGCTCTTGCCCTGTCCTGACACAGATGCAGAATTGTCAAGGAAATGGAAGGCCTGATAAAGAGTATGAGAACTGGCGATGGAAACCTGCTCAATGCAACCTCCCTCAATTTGATGCAATGAAGTTTTTGGAATTGATGAGTGGAAAGACATTAGCTTTTGTTGGTGATTCTGTGGCTCGCAATCAAATGGAATCCCTTTTGTGTATTCTCTGGCAG GTTGAAGTCCCCAAAAACCGTGGGAATAAGAAAATGCAACGTTATTATTTCAGATCAACATCCACAATGATTGTCCGAATATGGTCTTCCTGGCTTGTGCACCAAACACCTGAGCCATTTGATTTTGCTCCCACTGGTGTCGATAAGCTCCACCTTGACTTACCAGATGAACGATTTATGGAATTTGTTCCAAACTTTGATGTAATTGTTCTTTCTTCTGGGCATTGGTTTGCCAAGAAGTCTGTCTATATCTTGAACAACGAGATTGTTGGTGGACAATTGTGGTGGCCAGACAAGTCTAGACAAATGAAGGTCAACAATGTTGATGCTTTTGGAATCTCTGTTGAGACTATCCTAACTGCAATGCTTAAGCATCCAAATTATACTGGTTTAACAATCTTGCGTTCCTTTTCACCTGATCATTATGAAGGTGGAGCCTGGAATACTGGAGGCTCATGCACAGGGAAGGAAAAACCAGCTGTGGACAAAGATTTAGTAGAAAATGGCTTTACCAATATAATGCATGAGAAACAGGTGGCAGGATTTAACAAGGCAATCAAAAAGCAGACAAACAAATCAAAAGCAATATTGATGGACATTACGAAAGCCTTTAGCTACCGTCATGATGGGCATCCAGGTCCTTATCGGAGCCCTGACCCAAATAAAATCACAAAACGAGGACCAGATGGCAGGCCTCCACCACAGGATTGCTTGCATTGGTGCATGCCTGGCCCAGTTGACACATGGAATGAACTGGTATTTGAAATCATAAGAAgagaatttgtggccaaaaaaaGTAATCCTTCATGa